The following coding sequences are from one Neosynechococcus sphagnicola sy1 window:
- a CDS encoding response regulator gives MTLLKELPPLRILIVEDDPMMQLGLEQSLEAYPQITIVGQAEDGYLGVEAALRLQPDIVVMDIGLPRLDGIAATQQIKAALPQTHVVMLTSHTTETEVIAALSSGADAYCIKGTSVDQLLAAIAAAQEGATYLDPQIARRVVEHLKPPTPASNIGHLSHRELEVLKLMVEGYSNPEIATALYLSPNTIKTHIRGIMNKLAVDDRVQAAVVALRHGLV, from the coding sequence ATGACTTTGCTGAAAGAGTTACCCCCCCTACGAATTTTGATTGTTGAAGATGATCCCATGATGCAGTTGGGATTAGAGCAATCTCTAGAAGCCTATCCCCAAATTACAATCGTGGGGCAGGCAGAAGATGGCTATCTGGGTGTGGAAGCTGCCCTGCGCCTGCAACCCGACATTGTGGTTATGGATATTGGGTTGCCACGCCTAGATGGGATTGCCGCCACCCAACAGATTAAAGCAGCACTGCCCCAGACCCATGTGGTGATGTTAACGTCTCACACCACCGAAACCGAGGTAATTGCGGCCCTTTCTAGTGGCGCGGATGCCTACTGCATCAAGGGTACGAGTGTGGATCAGTTGCTGGCAGCAATCGCCGCCGCCCAAGAGGGTGCCACCTATCTAGATCCCCAAATTGCCCGCCGGGTAGTGGAACATCTGAAACCACCGACTCCGGCTAGTAACATTGGTCATTTGTCTCACCGGGAACTGGAAGTGTTAAAGCTGATGGTGGAAGGCTATAGCAATCCCGAAATTGCCACAGCCCTCTACCTCAGTCCCAATACCATCAAAACCCATATCCGGGGCATCATGAACAAGCTGGCGGTCGATGACCGAGTACAGGCTGCAGTGGTGGCACTACGCCATGGATTGGTCTGA
- a CDS encoding PepSY domain-containing protein, producing MKFRQIHHTLAPIMLLPIVLTVITGTFYQMFDLAGQGDNVEWLLDIHKGHFGALNLEIIYPFLNAFGLLVVAATGSSMWLQMHNNSIRR from the coding sequence ATGAAATTTCGTCAGATCCATCACACCCTTGCTCCGATCATGCTGCTGCCGATTGTCTTGACCGTGATCACAGGGACTTTTTATCAAATGTTTGATTTGGCTGGACAAGGGGATAATGTTGAGTGGTTGCTAGACATCCATAAAGGACACTTCGGAGCCTTGAATCTAGAAATAATCTACCCATTTCTCAATGCATTTGGTTTATTGGTAGTGGCAGCAACCGGTAGTTCAATGTGGCTACAAATGCACAATAACTCCATAAGACGTTAG